A DNA window from Solanum lycopersicum chromosome 3, SLM_r2.1 contains the following coding sequences:
- the LOC101256961 gene encoding diacylglycerol kinase 1-like isoform X1: MEDYRESEFPLLSWISKNPSEMAESPLFILSCLIAGLVGILTIFYTAFQWRRNINGSWMKAIARSKKNPKTRNKVPAAPHTWALETVSRGKSLKCCVCLKSISPSQTLGPIVASERFFNRCSICGAAAHLSCSSSAHKDCKCASMFGYPHVVHQWAVRWTEVADQPDESYFCSYCEEPSSFLGGSPIWCCLWCQRLVHVDCHANMFNETGDICDLGPFRRLILSPLYVKELNRGGLLSSITQGANEIASSVRASIISQSKKYKHSKEKHENLTSAETSNGGGVGDTTTECTADSHQVNGNGNIDENCNSGVNIEGADQQQDGGVKKLISIPSFKRSSSINQKDESQLIGQKYELTDLPPDARPLLVFINKKSGAQRGDSLRQRLNLLLNPVQVFELSSTEGPEVGLHLFRKVPHFRILVCGGDGTVGWVLNTIDKQNYVSPPPVAILPAGTGNDLARVLSWGGGLGSVERQGGLCTLLHDIEQAAVTILDRWKVSIVNQQGKLLEPSKFLNNYLGVGCDAKVALEIHNMREENPEKFYNQFMNKVLYAREGARSIMDWTFADFPWQVRVEVDGVEIEVPEDAEGVLVANIGSYMGGVDLWQNEDEHYDNFDPQSMHDKMLEVVSISGTWHLGKLQVGLSKARRLAQGQLIKIHLFAAFPVQIDGEPWYQQPCTLTITHHGQVFMLKRAAEEPLGHAAAIIADVLENAESNQVIDASQKRALLQEMAIRLS, from the exons ATGGAAGATTACAGAGAATCAGAGTTTCCACTTCTTAGCTGGATCAGCAAAAATCCTTCTGAGATGGCAGAATCCCCTCTATTTATTCTCTCCTGTTTAATTGCTGGTTTAGTAGGAATTTTAACTATATTTTACACAGCTTTCCAGTGGAGAAGGAACATAAATGGTAGTTGGATGAAAGCCATAGCCAGGTCAAAGAAAAACCCCAAAACAAGGAATAAGGTCCCTGCAGCTCCTCATACTTGGGCTTTGGAGACTGTTTCTCGAGGGAAAAGTTTAAAATGCTGTGTCTGTTTGAAGTCCATTTCTCCATCTCAGACTCTTGGTCCAATTGTTGCTTCAGAAAGATTTTTTAATCGTTGCAGCATATGTGGTGCAGCAGCTCATCTGAGTTGCTCATCGAGCGCTCACAAGGATTGTAAATGTGCATCTATGTTTGGATATCCGCATGTGGTACATCAGTGGGCTGTGCGCTGGACAGAGGTAGCTGATCAACCTGATGAATCTTATTTCTGCAGCTACTGTGAAGAACCAAGTTCATTTCTTGGTGGATCCCCTATATGGTGTTGCTTGTGGTGTCAGCGCCTAGTTCATGTTGATTGTCATGCCAATATGTTCAATGAAACAGGTGATATATGTGACCTGGGCCCTTTCAGAAGGCTTATTCTATCGCCGCTTTATGTGAAAGAGTTGAACAGGGGAGGACTGCTGAGTTCTATCACACAAGGTGCCAATGAAATTGCTTCTTCAGTCCGCGCTAGTATAATAAGTCAAAGCAAGAAATACAAGCACAGTAAAGAAAAACATGAGAATTTGACCTCTGCAGAGACAAGCAATGGTGGTGGTGTTGGGGACACAACTACTGAATGCACTGCTGATTCTCATCAAGTGAATGGTAATGGTAATATAGATGAAAACTGCAATAGTGGTGTAAATATAGAGGGTGCGGATCAGCAGCAAGACGGTGGTGTTAAAAAGTTGATATCTATACCCAGCTTCAAGAGGAGTTCATCCATTAATCAGAAGGATGAATCTCAATTAATAGGGCAGAAATATGAATTGACTGATTTGCCTCCAGATGCCAGACCTCTGCTAGTTTTTATAAACAAGAAAAGTGGAGCTCAACGAGGAGATTCACTTAGGCAGCGGTTGAACCTTCTATTAAATCCAGTTCAG GTCTTTGAGTTGAGTTCAACCGAAGGACCGGAAGTTGGTCTGCATCTTTTCAGAAAAGTGCCACACTTCCGGATTCTTGTCTGTGGAGGTGATGGGACTGTTGGCTGGGTTTTGAATACCATAGATAAACAAAACTATGTTTCTCCTCCACCGGTGGCAATACTCCCCGCGGGGACGGGAAATGATTTGGCTCGAGTTCTTTCCTGGGGAGGTGGTTTAGGGTCAGTTGAGAGACAAGGTGGTCTTTGCACACTTTTGCATGATATAGAACAAGCAGCAGTAACTATCCTTGATCGATGGAAAGTTTCTATAGTAAATCAGCAGGGAAAGCTGCTTGAACCCTCGAAGTTCTTGAACAACTATCTTG GGGTTGGTTGTGATGCAAAGGTTGCATTAGAAATCCATAATATGAGGGAAGAAAATCCTGAGAAGTTCTACAATCAG TTCATGAACAAAGTTCTTTATGCCAGAGAAGGTGCCAGGAGTATCATGGATTGGACATTTGCAGATTTTCCGTGGCAAGTCAGGGTGGAGGTTGATGGTGTTGAGATTGAAGTTCCTGAG GATGCAGAAGGTGTTCTTGTAGCCAATATTGGAAGCTACATGGGTGGAGTAGACTTGTGGCAGAATGAAGATGAACACTATGACAATTTTGATCCTCAATCCATGCATGATAAGATGCTGGAGGTTGTTAGCATTTCTGGAACGTGGCATCTTGGGAAGCTTCAG GTGGGGCTTTCCAAAGCTCGGAGGCTTGCACAGGGTCAGTTGATCAAAATTCATCTTTTTGCTGCATTTCCTGTTCAAATAGATGGTGAACCTTGGTATCAGCAACCATGTACATTGACAATTACTCATCATGGACAG GTCTTCATGCTGAAGAGGGCAGCAGAGGAACCTCTAGGTCATGCAGCAGCAATAATTGCTGATGTGCTTGAGAATGCCGAATCCAATCAAGTGATCGACGCTTCACAGAAGCGGGCACTTCTTCAAGAAATGGCCATCAGACTTTCTTAG
- the LOC101261402 gene encoding UDP-glucose 6-dehydrogenase 1-like, with product MVKICCIGAGYVGGPTMAVIALKCPSIEVAVVDISVARIAAWNSDELPIYEPGLDDVVKQCRGKNLFFSTEVEKHVSEADIIFVSVNTPTKTRGLGAGKAADLTYWESAARMIADVSKNDKIVVEKSTVPVKTAEAIEKILTHNCKGINFQILSNPEFLAEGTAIQDLFHPDRVLIGGRDTPEGQKAIQTLKKVYAHWVPEDRIICTNLWSAELSKLAANAFLAQRISSVNAMSALCEATGADVTQVSNAVGKDSRIGPKFLNASVGFGGSCFQKDILNLVYICECNGLPEVANYWKQVIKVNDYQKSRFVNRMVSSMFNTVSGKKIAILGFAFKKDTGDTRETPAIDVCKGLLGDNAHLSIYDPQVTQEQIQRDLSMEKFVWDHPTHLQPVIPYGLKQVNVVSGAHEATKDAHGLCILTEWDEFKTLDFKRIYDNMQKPAFVFDGRNVVDASKLREIGFIVYTIGKPLDAWLKDMPAVA from the coding sequence ATGGTGAAGATCTGTTGCATTGGAGCTGGATATGTTGGTGGACCAACTATGGCAGTCATTGCCCTCAAATGCCCCTCAATTGAAGTGGCTGTTGTTGATATCTCTGTTGCCCGAATCGCAGCATGGAATAGCGATGAGTTGCCTATCTATGAGCCTGGACTTGATGATGTGGTGAAGCAGTGTAGAGGAAAGAACCTTTTCTTCAGCACTGAAGTAGAGAAACATGTCTCTGAAGCAGACATCATCTTTGTGTCGGTTAACACCCCAACAAAGACTCGAGGACTTGGAGCTGGAAAAGCTGCAGACCTTACATACTGGGAGAGTGCTGCTCGTATGATAGCTGATGTATCCAAGAATGATAAGATTGTAGTGGAGAAATCAACTGTTCCGGTTAAAACAGCTGAGGCAATCGAGAAGATCCTCACTCATAACTGTAAGGGAATTAACTTTCAGATCCTTTCGAATCCAGAATTTCTTGCTGAGGGAACCGCAATTCAGGATCTTTTTCATCCAGACCGTGTTCTAATTGGAGGAAGAGATACCCCTGAAGGGCAAAAGGCAATCCAGACCCTCAAAAAAGTTTATGCGCATTGGGTCCCTGAAGACAGAATCATCTGCACCAATCTCTGGTCAGCTGAGCTCTCGAAGCTCGCTGCCAATGCCTTCTTGGCTCAGAGGATTTCATCAGTTAATGCTATGTCAGCCCTTTGTGAAGCTACCGGTGCTGATGTTACACAGGTGTCCAATGCTGTTGGTAAGGACAGCCGAATTGGACCCAAATTCCTCAACGCCAGTGTTGGTTTTGGGGGTTCATGTTTCCAGAAGGATATCCTCAACTTAGTTTACATATGTGAATGCAATGGCCTCCCAGAAGTTGCCAATTACTGGAAGCAAGTGATCAAGGTGAATGACTATCAAAAGAGTCGTTTTGTTAACCGTATGGTCTCCTCCATGTTTAACACAGTTTCTGGTAAGAAAATTGCCATTCTTGGATTTGCCTTCAAAAAAGACACAGGTGACACTAGGGAAACTCCTGCAATTGATGTCTGCAAAGGCTTGTTGGGAGACAATGCTCACTTGAGCATATATGATCCACAGGTCACTCAGGAACAAATACAAAGGGATCTTTCAATGGAAAAGTTTGTCTGGGACCATCCAACTCACCTCCAGCCAGTGATTCCTTATGGATTGAAGCAAGTTAACGTGGTGTCCGGTGCTCACGAGGCAACAAAAGACGCCCACGGTCTCTGCATTCTCACTGAGTGGGATGAGTTCAAAACACTTGATTTCAAGAGGATTTATGACAACATGCAAAAACCTGCATTTGTGTTTGATGGTAGGAACGTTGTTGATGCATCAAAGCTCAGAGAAATCGGGTTCATCGTCTACACCATTGGGAAACCTTTGGATGCATGGCTCAAGGATATGCCAGCAGTGGCATAA
- the LOC101256961 gene encoding diacylglycerol kinase 1-like isoform X2, producing the protein MKAIARSKKNPKTRNKVPAAPHTWALETVSRGKSLKCCVCLKSISPSQTLGPIVASERFFNRCSICGAAAHLSCSSSAHKDCKCASMFGYPHVVHQWAVRWTEVADQPDESYFCSYCEEPSSFLGGSPIWCCLWCQRLVHVDCHANMFNETGDICDLGPFRRLILSPLYVKELNRGGLLSSITQGANEIASSVRASIISQSKKYKHSKEKHENLTSAETSNGGGVGDTTTECTADSHQVNGNGNIDENCNSGVNIEGADQQQDGGVKKLISIPSFKRSSSINQKDESQLIGQKYELTDLPPDARPLLVFINKKSGAQRGDSLRQRLNLLLNPVQVFELSSTEGPEVGLHLFRKVPHFRILVCGGDGTVGWVLNTIDKQNYVSPPPVAILPAGTGNDLARVLSWGGGLGSVERQGGLCTLLHDIEQAAVTILDRWKVSIVNQQGKLLEPSKFLNNYLGVGCDAKVALEIHNMREENPEKFYNQFMNKVLYAREGARSIMDWTFADFPWQVRVEVDGVEIEVPEDAEGVLVANIGSYMGGVDLWQNEDEHYDNFDPQSMHDKMLEVVSISGTWHLGKLQVGLSKARRLAQGQLIKIHLFAAFPVQIDGEPWYQQPCTLTITHHGQVFMLKRAAEEPLGHAAAIIADVLENAESNQVIDASQKRALLQEMAIRLS; encoded by the exons ATGAAAGCCATAGCCAGGTCAAAGAAAAACCCCAAAACAAGGAATAAGGTCCCTGCAGCTCCTCATACTTGGGCTTTGGAGACTGTTTCTCGAGGGAAAAGTTTAAAATGCTGTGTCTGTTTGAAGTCCATTTCTCCATCTCAGACTCTTGGTCCAATTGTTGCTTCAGAAAGATTTTTTAATCGTTGCAGCATATGTGGTGCAGCAGCTCATCTGAGTTGCTCATCGAGCGCTCACAAGGATTGTAAATGTGCATCTATGTTTGGATATCCGCATGTGGTACATCAGTGGGCTGTGCGCTGGACAGAGGTAGCTGATCAACCTGATGAATCTTATTTCTGCAGCTACTGTGAAGAACCAAGTTCATTTCTTGGTGGATCCCCTATATGGTGTTGCTTGTGGTGTCAGCGCCTAGTTCATGTTGATTGTCATGCCAATATGTTCAATGAAACAGGTGATATATGTGACCTGGGCCCTTTCAGAAGGCTTATTCTATCGCCGCTTTATGTGAAAGAGTTGAACAGGGGAGGACTGCTGAGTTCTATCACACAAGGTGCCAATGAAATTGCTTCTTCAGTCCGCGCTAGTATAATAAGTCAAAGCAAGAAATACAAGCACAGTAAAGAAAAACATGAGAATTTGACCTCTGCAGAGACAAGCAATGGTGGTGGTGTTGGGGACACAACTACTGAATGCACTGCTGATTCTCATCAAGTGAATGGTAATGGTAATATAGATGAAAACTGCAATAGTGGTGTAAATATAGAGGGTGCGGATCAGCAGCAAGACGGTGGTGTTAAAAAGTTGATATCTATACCCAGCTTCAAGAGGAGTTCATCCATTAATCAGAAGGATGAATCTCAATTAATAGGGCAGAAATATGAATTGACTGATTTGCCTCCAGATGCCAGACCTCTGCTAGTTTTTATAAACAAGAAAAGTGGAGCTCAACGAGGAGATTCACTTAGGCAGCGGTTGAACCTTCTATTAAATCCAGTTCAG GTCTTTGAGTTGAGTTCAACCGAAGGACCGGAAGTTGGTCTGCATCTTTTCAGAAAAGTGCCACACTTCCGGATTCTTGTCTGTGGAGGTGATGGGACTGTTGGCTGGGTTTTGAATACCATAGATAAACAAAACTATGTTTCTCCTCCACCGGTGGCAATACTCCCCGCGGGGACGGGAAATGATTTGGCTCGAGTTCTTTCCTGGGGAGGTGGTTTAGGGTCAGTTGAGAGACAAGGTGGTCTTTGCACACTTTTGCATGATATAGAACAAGCAGCAGTAACTATCCTTGATCGATGGAAAGTTTCTATAGTAAATCAGCAGGGAAAGCTGCTTGAACCCTCGAAGTTCTTGAACAACTATCTTG GGGTTGGTTGTGATGCAAAGGTTGCATTAGAAATCCATAATATGAGGGAAGAAAATCCTGAGAAGTTCTACAATCAG TTCATGAACAAAGTTCTTTATGCCAGAGAAGGTGCCAGGAGTATCATGGATTGGACATTTGCAGATTTTCCGTGGCAAGTCAGGGTGGAGGTTGATGGTGTTGAGATTGAAGTTCCTGAG GATGCAGAAGGTGTTCTTGTAGCCAATATTGGAAGCTACATGGGTGGAGTAGACTTGTGGCAGAATGAAGATGAACACTATGACAATTTTGATCCTCAATCCATGCATGATAAGATGCTGGAGGTTGTTAGCATTTCTGGAACGTGGCATCTTGGGAAGCTTCAG GTGGGGCTTTCCAAAGCTCGGAGGCTTGCACAGGGTCAGTTGATCAAAATTCATCTTTTTGCTGCATTTCCTGTTCAAATAGATGGTGAACCTTGGTATCAGCAACCATGTACATTGACAATTACTCATCATGGACAG GTCTTCATGCTGAAGAGGGCAGCAGAGGAACCTCTAGGTCATGCAGCAGCAATAATTGCTGATGTGCTTGAGAATGCCGAATCCAATCAAGTGATCGACGCTTCACAGAAGCGGGCACTTCTTCAAGAAATGGCCATCAGACTTTCTTAG